The Bacteroidota bacterium genomic sequence ATAGCCACTTATCGTATATTTTGATTGGGCAAAGCTGGTTGCTGAGTACATTATCAGCAGTAGACATAAAAAAATAAAACGCTTAAATCGCATGCTTGTTCTTAATTTCAAATTATTGTTTGTATTTATTAACGCAAGTTCTACTTCTAGCAAAAATCAGGATATTTTTTATTTTCAAACTTTTTCAAACTATGCTTGACAAAATTGCATTTAATACCATCTGGTATAAGACGCTTTTAAAGGCGATACGACTACAACTCAATTTGAAAAATTATCACAATTTATTTGTAGATTTTTTAAAGAATTAGGAAAGAGTGGAAATAAACGATAGCAACAAAACGAAAATTAATCAACCTAAGCCTGTCCACTTTTATCGGATTAGAGTAACATTACCAAATTTCGTCTGTTTTTCTAAATCCTCAAATTGGTAGTCAATACGATAAATATAAACCCCTATTGGTGAAACGGAGCCTTTAAAATGGCCATCCCATGCTTCTTCAGGATTCGAAGTCTCGAACAGTTTTTCACCCCATCGATCGAAAATCTTAAAGTTATATTCAGCTAAAATACAATCGAAAGAAGGTTTGAAAGTTTCATTTAAACTGTTGACATCCGGTGTAAAAGCATTAGGAACAAACAGGTAACAATCGCAATTCTTGAACTCAACACGAATCGTATCAAAATTATGACAATTGCTATCAATAATCTCGACCCAATAAGTAGCACTTTGGTCAACAAAATAAGTTGGATCAGAAGAGTAGTCCTGCCAAATATAACGACAGTTAGGTGATGTTACATCCAAAGTAATGGTTTGTCCAATACAAACAAATGTATCTTCTCCTAAATCTATTGGTGGCACAGGAATAAAACTAACAAGAATGGAATCAGAAGAGCTGCAATTATCAATTGTTTTTACCAACCAATATGTTCCCGGTTGGCATATATCAAAAGTTGACTTGGTTGATTGATCTTGCCATAGATAGCTTGCATTCGGACTAGAAGAATTTATTGTCAATATATCGCCATAACATAAACTTGTGTCTTTTCCCAAATCAAATACTGGCAAAGGATTATAGTCTACCTGAATTGTTCCTCTTGTTGTACATTCATCAACAGTCACTTCAACCCAATAGGTTCCTGCCTGACTTACAAGATAAGTTGAATTAGTTGAATTGTTCTGCCACAGATAAAAAGCATTAATTGTTGTAATATCCAATAGCAATTCTTCTCCCTGACACAAAGTTGTATCAGTACCTAAATCAACTATAGGTAAGGGTTTATAAGATATATCAATAACATCTGTCGAGCTACAATTGTTAACGGTAACTTCCACCCAATAGGTTCCATCTTTCGTGACTTTGAATGTTGAATTGGTCGAATTATCCTGCCAAATATAGGAAGCATTTAACGTACCCGCATTTAGTATTAAAACTTCTCCTTTACACAAGACTGAATCTGTCCCTAAGTCTATTTTAGGCAATGGATTATAACTAATATGTATATCGAAAGTCGCACTGCAATTATTGACAATAAGCTGAACCCAATAGTTTCCTTGTTTGCTAACTTCAAAGGTGGGATTGCTAGAATAATCTTGCCATAAATATGTAGCATTCAATGTTGTTGCATCCAATGTCCATTTATCTCCCTGACAAAATGTGGTATCGTTGCCCAAATCTACATATGGAAGAGGATTATAATTAACCTGAATAACATCAACTGCGCTGCAATTATCTACAGTTATTTCTACCCAATAGCTTCCTTGCTGCGTTACAGTAAAGGTGGAATCAGTGGAATTATCCTGCCACACATATGTTGCATTTGCTTTTGTCACATTTAACACCAGAGTTTCTCCTTGGCAAAGTGTCGTGTCCTTTCCTAAAAAAACAACAGGTAAAGGATAGATATTAACAAAATCGATTGCAGTATCTGATAGCCCTTCATAAAATGTAATGAGGGCAACTTCATATCGGCCAGTATCAGAATAAAGATGCTTAGGCAAAAGATCTGTAGACGTATTTTCCGCATTATAGATATCACCAAAATTCCATTTTACAGAATCGAATACTGTAGAGGTTACCTTAAAAGAGGTTGAATCTCCGAAGCAAATTTGAGAAAAGGTAAAATCAGAATCGAGGGTAATTGAATTATAAAAAGTTGGAAGCCCAAAACTGGTGTTTTTTCCTCCCAAATAAACACCATTTACAACATAATCGCATGAAGTTCCTAAAGTGTTGGGGTTATTAATCACACTTAAATAGGTATCAGCAGTACGGGAATGATAGATTTTTTGATCGGGTGCCAATTGAAGTGCACCACCTCGACCAGAACCTCCACCAATTGCTGTTTTCGAATTTTCAATAGCTGTGACAGATCCTGCTAACAAATTATATTGATAAACAGTTGATGGAGTTATTTCAGGAGAAACATATAATATATTATTATTAGGAGAAAACTCCATTCCATAAGGACCTG encodes the following:
- a CDS encoding T9SS type B sorting domain-containing protein, whose product is MNYSFLNRVIQVGLLFLLLNSLLCQNYVFAQKEGNVWYFGYYAGLDFNSGVPVALTDGALSNKEGCASICDNNGVILFYTNGILIWNKNHQVMPNGSGLMGGNSSTQSAIIAKKPNSSTLYYVFTVAEEVGSSGLRYSIIDMSLSSGLGDVTSSKNIAIVTPTCEKITAIKHKNNTDYWVVTRLFNSNAFHAYLLSSSGLATSPVVSSVGTVISGPTRNSIGYLKASQDGKRLVVANDYINYFELFDFDNATGVVSNTMTFQGFANSSGPYGMEFSPNNNILYVSPEITPSTVYQYNLLAGSVTAIENSKTAIGGGSGRGGALQLAPDQKIYHSRTADTYLSVINNPNTLGTSCDYVVNGVYLGGKNTSFGLPTFYNSITLDSDFTFSQICFGDSTSFKVTSTVFDSVKWNFGDIYNAENTSTDLLPKHLYSDTGRYEVALITFYEGLSDTAIDFVNIYPLPVVFLGKDTTLCQGETLVLNVTKANATYVWQDNSTDSTFTVTQQGSYWVEITVDNCSAVDVIQVNYNPLPYVDLGNDTTFCQGDKWTLDATTLNATYLWQDYSSNPTFEVSKQGNYWVQLIVNNCSATFDIHISYNPLPKIDLGTDSVLCKGEVLILNAGTLNASYIWQDNSTNSTFKVTKDGTYWVEVTVNNCSSTDVIDISYKPLPIVDLGTDTTLCQGEELLLDITTINAFYLWQNNSTNSTYLVSQAGTYWVEVTVDECTTRGTIQVDYNPLPVFDLGKDTSLCYGDILTINSSSPNASYLWQDQSTKSTFDICQPGTYWLVKTIDNCSSSDSILVSFIPVPPIDLGEDTFVCIGQTITLDVTSPNCRYIWQDYSSDPTYFVDQSATYWVEIIDSNCHNFDTIRVEFKNCDCYLFVPNAFTPDVNSLNETFKPSFDCILAEYNFKIFDRWGEKLFETSNPEEAWDGHFKGSVSPIGVYIYRIDYQFEDLEKQTKFGNVTLIR